Within Exiguobacterium sp. BMC-KP, the genomic segment TGAAGTCCCCGGCGAAACAACGAGGACGTGACTTCGCGGTCATGCTGGCGACGTTCCGTGACCTCGGATACAAGGTCGAATGGCGTGTCCTCAACGCCGCGGAATATGGCATGGCGCAACGTCGCAGACGCGTGTTCATCTTCGCGACGCGCGACGACTCCGGGTTCTCCAAGGAACTCGAGTCCTATACGGCGGACGACATCCTGTTCGAGAAGGGCTTCTTCGCCCCGGTCTTCCCCGTCAAGCCGGAGGTCATCAAGAACCGGCGTCTCGAAGGGATGCTCCCGGACGACATCGTCGAGATCTCCGATACGTTCACGGCGAACTTCCACAACTCGGGCTACATGCACGGGGGACGTTTCCACTCCATCCATACGGAGCCGGTCTTCGAGAAGCCGACCCCGCTGCGGGACATCCTGCAACCGGAGGAGACGGTGCCCGAGAAGTTCTACCTCAAGGACTCCGCGATTGAGAAGTTCAACTTCCTCCGGGGTGCGAAGAAAATCGAACGCACGTCGGCGGACGGTCACAAGTACATCTATGCCGAGGGAGGCATGTCGGAGATCGATGATCTCGACAAGCCAGGTCGAACGATGCTGACGAGCGAGGGGACGACGAACCGGAGCTCCCACGTGGTCGAGGTCGATGGACGCCGTCGCTTCCTGACGCCGCTCGAGTGCGAGCGGCTGAACGGATTCCCGGACAACTGGACGAGCACGATGAGTGACCGCATGCGCTACTTCTGCATGGGGAACGCGTTGGTCGTAGGTCTCATCGAGCGGATGGGCTGGCGCATCGAGCAGATTGAAGACCGTCATCCGGTACCCGTGCCGGCCCAGGAATCGTTCTTCATCAATAACAACTGACGTGTACGTGTCACGCATACGCACGACACGTCCGGCATATCCGAGGCACCTCCATGACATGTGGAGGTGCCTTTTCTGGTTTCCCGACGTCCTCGGGGAGGGAAAGGTAGTGTAAAGGGATGATTAAAGGAGGCAGGGACGATGGCGACCAAGAACAAGAACCTCAGCAAGGTAAAGGGGACGGACACGAAGATGGAGGTCAAGGTGCGGCATGCACTCTGGCATCGCGGCCTGCGTTATCGCAAGAACTATCGGCGCCTGCTCGGGACGCCGGACATCGCCTTCCCGGCGCAGCGACTCGTCGTGTTCCTCGACTCGTGCTTCTGGCATGGGTGCCCCGTCCACTATAAGGAACCGAAGAGCAACGTCGAGTTCTGGCGTAACAAAATCAGACGGAACCGTGAGCGGGACAAGGAGCAGACGGAACACTACCTCTGCCAGGGATGGACGGTCCTTCGCTACTGGGAGCATGAGGTGAGCGGTGATTTCGACCGGGTAATTGATGAAATCGATAGGACGTATCACGCCCTCCTTGGTACGGGGGCGGACGTCCAGCAGGCGAGACTCGAGACGTATTTAGAGGAAGAAGTTGATATAGAAGATCCTTGTGATTAAGGTGATATTTCTTTATTTACTAAAGTATTTAATTATTGGAAAAAGGAACCTCTCAATATAATTCGATAGCATTAAAATCTGAACTATGTTGAGAGGTTTTAATAAAACCGTTGTATTTTATTGTATAGATATAATATTATGTCCAATATTTTTTTTATAAAGTCCCG encodes:
- the dcm gene encoding DNA (cytosine-5-)-methyltransferase, which gives rise to METTKRLNTIELFAGVGGFRVGLEKANEDLFKVVWGNQWEPSRKAQDAFECYASNFDEGIHSNEDITTVTDEAFRNLDAQIVVGGFPCQDYSVARSLSGEKGIQGKKGVLFWEIKRIIEATTPRYVLLENVDRLLKSPAKQRGRDFAVMLATFRDLGYKVEWRVLNAAEYGMAQRRRRVFIFATRDDSGFSKELESYTADDILFEKGFFAPVFPVKPEVIKNRRLEGMLPDDIVEISDTFTANFHNSGYMHGGRFHSIHTEPVFEKPTPLRDILQPEETVPEKFYLKDSAIEKFNFLRGAKKIERTSADGHKYIYAEGGMSEIDDLDKPGRTMLTSEGTTNRSSHVVEVDGRRRFLTPLECERLNGFPDNWTSTMSDRMRYFCMGNALVVGLIERMGWRIEQIEDRHPVPVPAQESFFINNN
- a CDS encoding very short patch repair endonuclease; this translates as MATKNKNLSKVKGTDTKMEVKVRHALWHRGLRYRKNYRRLLGTPDIAFPAQRLVVFLDSCFWHGCPVHYKEPKSNVEFWRNKIRRNRERDKEQTEHYLCQGWTVLRYWEHEVSGDFDRVIDEIDRTYHALLGTGADVQQARLETYLEEEVDIEDPCD